The following are encoded in a window of Numida meleagris isolate 19003 breed g44 Domestic line chromosome 11, NumMel1.0, whole genome shotgun sequence genomic DNA:
- the CHST13 gene encoding carbohydrate sulfotransferase 13 translates to MGAQMGPGPAAAKYRHLSAAAEDRAMRTAWQGKAGRSPLQALYESDQFEQSSLQAVHQQRRELLSNVCNRYTRKRRLLRPDDLRHLVVDDTHGLLYCYVPKVACTNWKRVMMVLTGQGKYRDPLEIPANEAHVSSNLHTLSEYSIPEINHRLRSYLKFIFVREPFERLVSAYRNKFTRSYNTAFHKRYGTKIIRRHRQEPSDKALERGDDVRFEEFVYYLLDPRTQREEPFNEHWERVHSLCHPCIVHYDVVGKYETLAEDANYILQLVGADTSVKFPSSSKTTRTTDDMTAQFFQDISPFYQRRLFNLYKMDYLLFNYSIPSYLRIR, encoded by the exons ctgcagaagacAGGGCTATGAGGACGGCCTGGCAGGGGAAGGCTGGTCGCAGCCCGCTCCAGGCCCTGTACGAGAGCGATCAG tttGAACAGTCATCACTGCAGGCGGTTCACCAGCAGCGACGCGAGCTGTTGAGCAACGTCTGCAACCGTTACACCCGCAAGCGGCGGCTGCTGCGGCCGGATGACTTGCGGCACTTGGTGGTGGATGACACGCACGGGCTGCTCTACTGCTACGTGCCCAAAGTGGCCTGCACGAACTGGAAGCGGGTGATGATGGTCCTGACGGGGCAAGGCAAGTACCGGGATCCTCTGGAAATCCCTGCCAACGAGGCCCACGTGTCGTCCAACCTGCACACTCTCTCTGAATACAGCATCCCTGAGATCAACCACCGCCTGCGCAGCTACCTCAAGTTCATCTTCGTGCGGGAGCCCTTCGAGCGCCTGGTCTCGGCCTACCGCAACAAGTTCACCCGCAGCTACAACACGGCCTTCCACAAGCGCTATGGAACCAAGATCATCCGGCGGCACCGGCAGGAGCCCAGCGACAAGGCGCTGGAGCGCGGGGATGATGTGCGCTTTGAGGAGTTCGTTTACTACCTGCTGGACCCACGGACGCAGCGGGAGGAGCCCTTCAATGAGCACTGGGAGCGAGTGCACTCGCTCTGCCACCCCTGCATCGTCCACTACGACGTGGTGGGCAAGTACGAGACCTTGGCTGAAGATGCCAACTACATCCTCCAGCTGGTGGGCGCCGACACGAGTGTCAAGTTCCCGTCCTCGTCCAAGACCACCAGAACCACAGATGACATGACGGCGCAATTCTTCCAGGACATTAGCCCCTTCTACCAAAGGAGACTCTTTAATTTATACAAAATGGACTACTTGCTCTTCAACTACTCCATCCCCTCTTACCTCCGCATCCGATga